Proteins encoded together in one Telopea speciosissima isolate NSW1024214 ecotype Mountain lineage chromosome 4, Tspe_v1, whole genome shotgun sequence window:
- the LOC122659503 gene encoding LOW QUALITY PROTEIN: haloalkane dehalogenase-like (The sequence of the model RefSeq protein was modified relative to this genomic sequence to represent the inferred CDS: deleted 1 base in 1 codon): QAYSYRKVLPVLTKDYHAIAFDWLGFGFSDKPKPRYGFDYTLDEYVSSLDALILELVEDKVSIVVQGYFAPVVVKYANNHQDRLNDLILLNFPLMDNHANLPSTLSIFSNYLLGEIFSQDPLRASDKALTSCGLYKMKEEDAMVYRRPEEAVDDLCWSDEEDTISSEDWKVWTTVCWGQRDCWLSYDGVEDFCKSSNHKLVELPMAGHHVQEDSDEELGHIISRLISRRH, encoded by the exons CAGGCGTATTCTTATCGCAAAGTTCTTCCTGTACTTACCAAAGATTATCATGCAATTGCGTTTGATTGGCTAG gttttggattttcagaTAAGCCTAAACCAAGATATGGCTTTGACTACACATTGGATG AGTATGTGTCATCCTTGGATGCTCTTATTCTTGAACTTGTAGAAGATAAAGTTTCCATTGTTGTTCAG GGATACTTTGCTCCAGTAGTTGTCAAATATGCTAACAATCATCAAGACAGGTTGAATGATCTCATTCTTCTTAATTTTCCT CTGATGGACAATCATGCTAACCTGCCGTCAACCTTATCAATATTCAGCAACTATTTGTTGGGTGAAATTTTCTCCCAG GATCCTCTCAGGGCAAGTGACAAGGCATTGACCAGCTGTGGACTTTACAAGATGAAGGAGGAGGACGCAATGGTTTACAGAAGACC TGAGGAAGCAGTTGACG ACCTATGTTGGAGTGATGAAGAAGATACTATCTCCAGTGAGGACTGGAAAGTTTGGACAACTGTTTGTTGGGGTCAAAGAGACTGCTGGTTGAGCTATGATGGAGTAGAAGATTTTTGCAAGAGTTCAAACCATAAATTGGTGGAGCTTCCAATG GCTGGACATCATGTCCAGGAGGACAGTGATGAAGAACTCGGACACATCATTTCCAGACTTATCAGCAGAAGGCATTAG
- the LOC122658448 gene encoding squamosa promoter-binding-like protein 7 yields the protein MELPHSSPPPPSQPAVADPSPPVSFPMEIPHVSDEVSTAWEWRSLLDFTVDDQLLVSWDSDTHPIAPVPEIVAEPPSNSGSDSAADRIRKRDPRLTCSNFLAGRIPCSCPEEDEKDEEEEAAVGNNKRTRTYAVGTARCQVPGCEADISELKGYHRRHRVCLRCANSTSVILDGLSKRYCQQCGKFHILSDFDEGKRSCRRKLERHNKRRRRKGAVEKESQEDLPAEDISGDGEADKDSLGLSNQVMGREVSLEAEGGHTSPPCSAPSSQNIQTDSGVSNVVSGETNMDGGKDGSKCVISSSFCDIKSSYSSMCPTGRISFKLYDWNPAEFPRRLRHQIFQWLASMPVELEGYIRPGCTILTIFIAMPQFMWEKLSEDAASYVCNLFSAPESLLSGRGTILLHLNNMIFEVLKDGTSLMNVKVEVQAPKLHFVNPIFVETGKPMEFVVCGSNLHQPKLRFLVSFAGKYLAHDCCVANLDGKSEAHSCDHQMYKIYIPHTEPAYLGPAFIEVENESGLSNFIPLLLGDTETCSEMQMVQQMFEESLCSKRHQVAVTDAVSESCEVFALKQAAMSELILDIGWLLKEPKSENFQGVLTSTDIQRLNCLLDFLIKNEFTTILEKILQSQRTMIHKEVFNSIDGIDDANMRLFHKSMNHAREIIHRKYQHAGDSVPHPGNSKKNAFDQSYNGNYMFSIFPNSNQDMGTKEENMGTPTATDFRESTLFEPLVNADVDWNVKCQSHRMNVRVWKPSGYISPTTVMTPRSFVLFVAAVVMCFGICAVLLHPHKVGEFAISIRRCVFSNHER from the exons ATGGAGCTTCCACATTCCtcaccgccaccaccatcacAGCCGGCGGTTGCAGACCCTTCGCCACCAGTCTCGTTTCCCATGGAGATCCCTCATGTATCGGACGAAGTCTCCACTGCATGGGAATGGAGAAGCCTTCTTGACTTCACCGTCGATGATCAACTTCTCGTCTCCTGGGATTCCGACACGCACCCGATCGCTCCGGTTCCGGAAATCGTTGCCGAACCTCCGTCGAACAGTGGATCGGATAGTGCTGCTGATCGGATTCGGAAGAGAGATCCTCGTTTGACTTGTTCGAATTTCTTGGCTGGGCGAATTCCTTGCTCGTGCCCTGAGGAAGATGAGAAGGACGAAGAGGAAGAAGCTGCTGTGGGGAATAATAAGCGTACGAGGACCTATGCGGTGGGGACTGCCCGCTGTCAGGTTCCTGGTTGCGAAGCCGATATTAGTGAACTCAAGGGGTATCATCGTCGTCATCGTGTTTGCCTTCGCTGCGCCAATTCCACTTCTGTTATTCTTGATGGCCTGTCTAAGCGGTATTGTCAGCAGTGTGGCAA GTTTCATATCTTGTCAGACTTTGATGAAGGCAAACGCAGTTGTAGGAGAAAACTAGAGCGCCATAACAAGAGGCGGCGAAGAAAAGGTGCAGTTGAAAAGGAATCTCAAGAGGACCTGCCTGCTGAAGACATTAGTGGTGATGGAGAAGCAGATAAAG ACAGTTTAGGCTTGAGCAACCAGGTAATGGGCAGAGAGGTATCATTGGAAGCCGAAGGTGGACACACTTCCCCACCTTGCTCAGCTCCTAGTTCGCAAAATATCCAGACTGATAGTGGTGTCTCAAATGTGGTCTCTGGTGAAACCAATATGGATGGAGGGAAAGATGGTTCCAAATGTGTTATTTCTTCATCCTTTTGTGACATTAAGAGTTCTTATTCATCTATG TGTCCAACAGGTCGGATATCTTTCAAGCTTTATGACTGGAATCCTGCAGAATTCCCAAGACGACTTCGGCACCAA ATATTCCAGTGGTTGGCCAGCATGCCAGTAGAATTGGAGGGGTATATCCGTCCAGGATGCACCATCTTGACCATATTCATTGCAATGCCCCAATTTATGTGGGAGAAG TTATCAGAAGATGCCGCTTCCTATGTGTGTAATCTTTTTAGTGCACCTGAAAGTTTGTTATCAGGAAGAGGCACAATTCTTCTTCACTTAAACAACATGATTTTCGAGGTTCTAAAAG ATGGAACATCATTGATGAATGTCAAAGTGGAGGTGCAGGCCCCGAAACTTCATTTTGTTAATCCTATTTTTGTTGAAACTGGCAAGCCTATGGAGTTTGTCGTGTGTGGCAGTAATTTACACCAGCCTAAACTTCG TTTTCTAGTGTCTTTTGCTGGAAAGTACCTTGCACATGATTGCTGTGTTGCAAATCTAGATGGGAAGAGTGAAGCTCACAGTTGTGACCATCAAATGTACAAGATATATATCCCTCATACAGAGCCTGCTTATCTTGGCCCTGCATTTATTGAG GTTGAGAATGAATCGGGTTTGTCCAACTTCATCCCCCTCCTCTTAGGAGACACAGAAACATGTTCTGAAATGCAGATGGTGCAGCAGATGTTTGAAGAATCTCTCTGTTCAAAGAGACATCAGGTTGCAGTTACGGATGCTGTCTCTGAGTCATGTGAGGTGTTTGCATTAAAGCAAGCAGCCATGTCTGAACTTATTTTAGATATTGGATGGTTGCTGAAGGAGCCAAAGTCAGAAAATTTTCAAGGGGTTTTGACTAGTACAGACATTCAAAGGTTAAATTGTTTATTAGATTTTCTCATCAAGAATGAGTTCACCACCATTTTGGAGAAAATATTACAATCTCAAAGGACTATGATTCATAAGGAGGTCTTCAATAGCATTGATGGAATTGATGATGCTAATATGAGGCTATTTCATAAGTCTATGAATCATGCTAGAGAAATTATCCACAGAAAATATCAGCATGCTGGGGATTCAGTACCACATCcaggaaactcaaaaaagaaTGCTTTTGATCAAAGCTACAATGGAAATTACATGTTCTCTATCTTTCCGAACAGTAATCAG GATATGGGGACGAAAGAGGAAAATATGGGAACACCTACAGCTACAGATTTCCGAGAAAGTACTTTATTTGAGCCACTTGTAAATGCAGATGTTGATTGGAATGTGAAGTGCCAATCACACCGAATGAATGTACGAGTGTGGAAGCCAAGTGGCTACATCTCTCCAACAACAGTTATGACTCCACGGTCTTTTGTGCtctttgttgctgctgttgtcATGTGTTTTGGGATATGTGCTGTCCTCCTCCATCCTCACAAGGTTGGGGAATTTGCTATTTCTATTCGTCGGTGTGTGTTTAGTAATCACGAGCGATAG